A genome region from Paracoccus stylophorae includes the following:
- a CDS encoding phage portal protein encodes MAFRLFSREEKSASAPERKASATGRVVAFAAGSGRPVWSARDTGSLTRGGFVGNPVGFRCVKLIAEAAAAVPLVCEDRARRFDTHPVMDLLRRPNPGQGRAELFEALFGQMLLSGNGYVEAVGLSAAGLPEELHVLRSDRMSIVPGADGWPVAYEYAVGGRKHRFDMAGSPDPICHIRSFHPQDDHYGLSPMQAAAVALDVHNSASAWSKALLDNAARPSGAIVYKGADGQGVLSPEQYDRLVGEIEMNHQGARNAGRPMLLEGGLDWKPMGFSPSDMEFHETKMAAAREIALAFGVPPMLLGIPGDATYANYAEAHRAFYRLTVLPLASRVTASVAWWLSEHLGAEIELRPDPDRVPALSDERDQQWKRISEAGFLTDAEKRALLGLPPLADG; translated from the coding sequence ATGGCATTTCGATTGTTTTCGCGGGAGGAGAAGTCTGCTTCTGCACCAGAAAGGAAGGCCAGCGCGACCGGCCGCGTGGTGGCTTTCGCCGCCGGCTCGGGGCGGCCGGTGTGGTCGGCGCGCGATACCGGGTCGCTGACGCGGGGCGGATTTGTGGGCAATCCGGTGGGCTTTCGCTGCGTGAAGCTGATCGCCGAGGCGGCGGCGGCGGTGCCGCTGGTCTGCGAGGATCGCGCGCGCCGTTTCGACACGCATCCGGTGATGGATCTGCTGCGGCGGCCCAATCCGGGGCAGGGACGCGCGGAACTGTTCGAGGCGCTGTTCGGGCAGATGCTGCTGTCGGGGAACGGATATGTCGAGGCCGTGGGCCTGTCGGCGGCCGGGCTGCCCGAGGAGTTGCATGTCCTGCGGTCCGACCGGATGAGCATCGTTCCCGGCGCGGATGGCTGGCCCGTGGCCTATGAATATGCGGTGGGCGGGCGCAAGCACCGTTTCGACATGGCGGGCAGCCCCGATCCGATCTGCCATATCAGAAGTTTCCATCCGCAGGACGACCATTACGGCCTGTCGCCGATGCAGGCGGCGGCGGTGGCGCTGGATGTCCACAACAGCGCCTCGGCCTGGTCCAAGGCGTTGCTGGACAATGCCGCGCGGCCCAGTGGGGCGATCGTCTACAAGGGCGCCGACGGGCAGGGCGTTCTGAGCCCCGAGCAGTATGACCGGCTGGTGGGCGAGATCGAGATGAACCATCAGGGCGCGCGCAATGCCGGGCGGCCGATGCTGCTGGAAGGTGGGCTGGACTGGAAGCCGATGGGGTTCAGCCCGTCCGACATGGAGTTCCACGAGACCAAGATGGCCGCCGCGCGCGAGATCGCGCTGGCCTTTGGCGTGCCGCCGATGCTGCTGGGGATTCCGGGGGACGCGACCTATGCGAACTATGCCGAGGCGCATCGGGCGTTCTATCGGCTGACGGTGCTGCCGCTGGCCAGCCGGGTCACGGCGTCGGTCGCCTGGTGGCTGTCCGAGCACCTGGGCGCCGAGATCGAGTTGCGGCCCGATCCGGATCGCGTCCCGGCGCTGTCGGATGAGCGTGACCAGCAGTGGAAGCGGATCAGCGAGGCCGGGTTTCTGACCGATGCCGAGAAGCGGGCGTTGCTGGGACTGCCGCCGCTGGCCGA
- a CDS encoding DNA-packaging protein encodes MKSGAAWLASATPQEVDAFLGGLSENALMALPWLFEFWALPHQLPPEGDWKSWVIMGGRGAGKTRAGSEWVRRMVEGPTAAAPGRCRRVALVGETFDQAREVMVMGDSGILACSPPDRRPVWEAGRRRLVWANGATATVYSAHEPEALRGPQFDAAWADELAKWKKAEEVWDMLQFALRLGAHPQQVVTTTPRNVGVLKRILGNASTVTTHAPTEANRAYLAESFLAEVEARYGGTRLGRQELEGVLLDDVEGALWTTAMLEGARVEAAPRLSRVVVAVDPAVTAGRASDECGIVVAGVVTEGEPRDWRGFVLEDATVRGGPTEWARAAIAAMDRHGAEKLVAEVNQGGDLVESVIRQVDPLVAFKALRAARGKGLRAEPVAALYEQGRIRHVRSGDLGALEDQMCQMTVRGFEGRGSPDRLDALVWAIHELMIEPAAGWRRPQMRRL; translated from the coding sequence ATGAAATCGGGCGCCGCCTGGCTTGCCTCCGCCACGCCGCAGGAGGTTGACGCATTTCTGGGCGGGCTGTCCGAAAATGCGCTGATGGCGTTGCCGTGGCTGTTCGAGTTCTGGGCGCTGCCGCACCAGCTGCCGCCCGAGGGCGACTGGAAAAGCTGGGTGATCATGGGCGGGCGCGGCGCGGGCAAGACCCGGGCCGGGTCCGAATGGGTGCGGCGGATGGTCGAGGGGCCGACCGCCGCCGCACCCGGACGCTGTCGCCGCGTGGCGCTGGTGGGCGAGACGTTCGATCAGGCGCGCGAGGTGATGGTGATGGGCGACAGCGGCATTCTGGCCTGTTCGCCGCCCGACCGCAGGCCGGTCTGGGAGGCCGGGCGGCGGCGGCTGGTCTGGGCCAATGGCGCGACGGCGACGGTTTATAGCGCCCATGAGCCCGAGGCGTTGCGCGGGCCGCAATTCGACGCGGCCTGGGCCGATGAGCTGGCCAAGTGGAAGAAGGCGGAGGAGGTGTGGGACATGCTGCAATTCGCGCTGCGCCTGGGCGCGCATCCGCAGCAGGTGGTCACGACCACGCCGCGCAACGTGGGGGTGCTGAAACGGATCCTGGGCAATGCCAGCACGGTGACGACCCATGCGCCGACCGAGGCCAACCGCGCCTATCTGGCGGAAAGCTTTCTGGCCGAGGTCGAGGCGCGCTATGGCGGAACGCGGCTGGGACGGCAGGAGCTGGAGGGCGTGCTGCTGGACGATGTCGAGGGTGCGCTGTGGACGACCGCAATGCTGGAGGGTGCGCGGGTCGAGGCCGCGCCGCGGCTGAGCCGTGTCGTCGTGGCCGTCGATCCGGCGGTGACGGCGGGCCGGGCCAGCGACGAATGCGGGATCGTGGTGGCCGGGGTCGTGACCGAGGGCGAGCCGCGTGACTGGCGCGGCTTCGTGCTGGAGGATGCGACGGTGCGCGGCGGGCCGACCGAATGGGCGCGTGCCGCCATCGCGGCGATGGACCGGCACGGCGCCGAGAAGCTGGTGGCCGAGGTGAACCAGGGCGGCGATCTGGTCGAGTCCGTGATCCGGCAGGTCGATCCGCTGGTTGCGTTCAAGGCGCTGCGGGCGGCGCGCGGCAAGGGGCTGCGGGCCGAGCCGGTGGCGGCGCTGTACGAGCAGGGGCGGATCCGGCATGTGCGGTCGGGCGATCTGGGCGCGCTGGAGGACCAGATGTGCCAGATGACGGTGCGCGGCTTCGAGGGGCGCGGATCACCGGACCGGCTGGATGCGCTGGTCTGGGCGATCCACGAATTGATGATCGAGCCGGCGGCGGGCTGGCGGCGGCCGCAGATGCGGCGGCTGTGA
- a CDS encoding permease, whose product MEWGGIGDPEGLIVPGSDGADGAADRDGRRDDEANGAAEVDPDEAIAVATGHLWSCIKGLQRHEAALDARESGVLDPADLKEAVQSAKIVRDAVNHLMAERNRVDKLRKDIAGGVGGGCLDLDAARDEIGRRLACLRHAAGG is encoded by the coding sequence ATGGAATGGGGCGGGATCGGCGATCCCGAAGGGTTGATCGTGCCCGGATCGGACGGTGCCGACGGCGCCGCCGACCGGGACGGACGACGCGACGATGAGGCTAACGGTGCCGCCGAGGTCGATCCCGATGAGGCGATTGCGGTGGCCACGGGCCATCTGTGGTCCTGCATCAAGGGTCTGCAGCGGCACGAGGCCGCGCTGGATGCACGCGAAAGCGGCGTGCTGGACCCGGCCGACCTGAAGGAAGCGGTTCAGAGCGCGAAGATCGTCCGGGATGCGGTCAATCATCTGATGGCGGAAAGGAACAGGGTTGACAAACTTCGCAAGGATATCGCCGGCGGGGTCGGAGGAGGCTGCCTCGACCTTGACGCGGCACGAGATGAAATCGGGCGCCGCCTGGCTTGCCTCCGCCACGCCGCAGGAGGTTGA